A window from Primulina huaijiensis isolate GDHJ02 chromosome 11, ASM1229523v2, whole genome shotgun sequence encodes these proteins:
- the LOC140988910 gene encoding floricaula protein, translating to MDPDAFSAAASLFKWDPRGVFPPPNSRVMEAVAPPPPPLPQAAGYSIRPRELGCLEEMFQAYGIRYYTAAKIADLGFTVNTLLDMRDEELEEMMNSLCQIFRWDLLVGERYGIKAAVRAERRRLEEEEARRRHILSGDTTHSLDALSQEGLSEEHVQQEKEAAGSGGGGGRVWEMVASGGRKQRRRKNYKGRLRMASMEEDDDDETEGPEEDDNGGGVRGERQREHPFIVTEPGEVARGKKNGLDYLFHLYEQCREFLIQVQNIAKERGEKCPTKVTNQVFRYAKKAGASYINKPKMRHYVHCYALHCLDEDASNSMRRTFKERGENVGAWRQACYKPLVTIAARQGWDIDAIFNIHPRLSIWYVPTKLRQLCHAERSGVSVSTSMNGGTGGDELIF from the exons ATGGATCCTGACGCCTTTTCCGCAGCTGCTAGCTTGTTCAAGTGGGACCCCAGAGGTGTTTTCCCTCCACCAAACAGCAGGGTCATGGAGGCGGTGGCGCCTCCTCCTCCTCCGTTGCCTCAGGCGGCGGGCTACTCCATTAGGCCGAGGGAGCTCGGCTGTCTGGAGGAGATGTTCCAGGCTTATGGGATTAGGTATTACACTGCTGCTAAGATAGCTGATCTTGGCTTCACTGTGAACACGCTGCTGGATATGAGGGATGAAGAGCTTGAGGAGATGATGAACAGCCTTTGCCAGATTTTCCGCTGGGATCTCCTTGTTGGGGAGAGGTACGGCATCAAGGCCGCCGTCAGGGCCGAGAGGCGCCGCCTCGAGGAGGAGGAAGCACGACGCCGTCACATACTTTCCGGGGACACCACGCATTCCCTTGACGCGCTTTCTCAAGAAG GACTATCTGAGGAGCATGTGCAACAAGAGAAGGAGGCCGCCGGAAGCGGAGGGGGAGGAGGAAGGGTTTGGGAAATGGTGGCTTCCGGTGGGAGGAAGCAGCGGCGGAGGAAAAACTATAAAGGTAGGTTAAGAATGGCTTCAATGGAGGAGGATGACGATGACGAAACTGAGGGGCCGGAGGAGGATGACAACGGCGGTGGAGTTAGAGGTGAGCGGCAAAGGGAGCATCCCTTTATCGTGACGGAGCCGGGGGAGGTGGCGCGTGGGAAGAAGAACGGGCTGGACTATCTTTTCCACCTGTACGAACAGTGCCGGGAGTTCTTGATCCAGGTTCAGAATATTGCCAAGGAAAGAGGTGAAAAGTGCCCCACCAAG GTGACAAACCAAGTGTTCAGGTACGCAAAGAAGGCTGGGGCAAGCTACATCAATAAGCCCAAGATGCGCCATTACGTGCACTGCTATGCGCTGCATTGCCTCGACGAGGACGCCTCCAACTCGATGCGTAGGACGTTCAAGGAACGTGGAGAGAACGTTGGGGCGTGGCGTCAGGCTTGCTACAAGCCTTTGGTGACCATAGCTGCGAGGCAGGGCTGGGATATTGATGCCATCTTCAACATTCATCCTCGCCTCTCGATTTGGTACGTCCCAACTAAGCTTCGTCAGCTCTGCCATGCTGAGCGTAGCGGTGTCTCTGTCTCCACTTCCATGAATGGCGGAACCGGAGGAGATGAATTAATTTTCTAG